In one Trichlorobacter lovleyi SZ genomic region, the following are encoded:
- a CDS encoding TFIIB-type zinc ribbon-containing protein, translated as MHCPVCPETNLVMSDRQGVEIDYCPKCRGVWLDRGELDKIIERSAAQEASAQPVYQQAAQYQQPPQQHGHYSDKHHGHGHGYRYKKKKSFLEELFD; from the coding sequence ATGCACTGTCCCGTCTGTCCTGAAACAAACCTGGTCATGTCGGATCGCCAGGGAGTGGAAATTGATTATTGTCCCAAATGCCGTGGCGTCTGGCTTGACCGGGGAGAGCTGGACAAGATAATCGAGCGTTCAGCAGCTCAGGAAGCATCGGCACAGCCTGTATATCAGCAGGCAGCCCAGTACCAGCAGCCTCCACAGCAGCATGGACATTATTCAGATAAACACCATGGTCACGGCCATGGCTACCGGTACAAGAAAAAGAAATCGTTTCTGGAAGAGCTTTTTGATTAA
- a CDS encoding TerC family protein, which produces MSSHVVLWGAFTLLVVVMLAVDLGMNRKSHQVSFKEALGWSLVWVGLALVFNVGIYFMMGKQPALEFLTGYLIEKSLSVDNLFVFIMIFTVFGVKGELQARVLKWGILGALVMRVVFIFVGAELLQRFQWLFYIFGAILLYTAWKMAFGPSHEMDPDKNIIVRFARKFLPMTRKIRGDWFFTRRLQLWVASPLFMVLLVVEASDLVFALDSIPAIFAITLDPFIVLTSNVFAIMGLRSLYFLLAGVMGMFIYLKYGISFILGFVGIKMILIMLGMHIPVALSLGIIVLSLLVAVVASLLSAKNTINLASQEAG; this is translated from the coding sequence ATGTCTTCTCATGTCGTCTTGTGGGGCGCATTTACGCTGTTGGTGGTTGTCATGTTGGCCGTTGATCTGGGCATGAACCGCAAGAGCCATCAGGTGTCATTCAAAGAGGCACTGGGTTGGAGCCTGGTCTGGGTGGGGCTTGCCCTGGTATTTAATGTCGGCATCTACTTTATGATGGGCAAGCAACCGGCCCTTGAGTTCCTGACCGGCTACCTGATTGAAAAGTCGCTCTCGGTTGACAACCTGTTTGTCTTCATCATGATCTTTACGGTCTTTGGCGTTAAGGGAGAGCTCCAGGCACGGGTGTTGAAGTGGGGTATCCTGGGCGCCCTGGTCATGCGGGTAGTCTTCATCTTTGTGGGGGCTGAACTGCTGCAGCGCTTTCAGTGGCTGTTCTATATCTTTGGCGCGATACTGCTCTACACCGCCTGGAAGATGGCCTTTGGCCCCAGCCATGAAATGGATCCGGACAAAAACATTATCGTGCGTTTTGCCCGCAAGTTCCTGCCGATGACCAGAAAGATCAGGGGAGACTGGTTTTTTACCCGGCGTCTGCAACTCTGGGTGGCCAGCCCGCTGTTTATGGTGCTGCTGGTGGTGGAGGCAAGTGACCTGGTCTTTGCACTTGATTCCATACCGGCTATTTTTGCGATTACCCTTGACCCGTTCATTGTGCTGACCTCCAATGTCTTTGCCATCATGGGACTACGGTCGCTGTACTTTCTGCTGGCCGGTGTGATGGGGATGTTTATTTACTTGAAGTACGGCATCTCCTTTATCCTCGGATTTGTAGGCATCAAGATGATCCTGATCATGCTGGGGATGCATATACCGGTTGCACTGTCACTAGGCATTATTGTGCTGAGTCTGCTGGTGGCGGTGGTGGCATCGCTACTCTCGGCAAAAAATACGATTAACCTTGCCAGCCAAGAGGCTGGATAA